A single Paenibacillus sp. FSL R5-0517 DNA region contains:
- a CDS encoding DegV family protein, producing the protein MSRIKIFADSTSDLAPEWIQQHDIGIIPLYVVFGDESLKDGAEIKPEQLYERVSQDGRLPKTAAPSPADFMTAFQPYIDQGDEILYISLSSELSSTYQNARLASSEFPEGRISVIDSQNLSSGIALMVMKAVYAAEKGQTLNQITHLIEAMKPNVRTEFVIDTLEYLHKGGRCSGMQNLIGSLLKIRPVIRVTDGKMAPAYKVRGKREKALEQMLNNTLSQKDQIDPDLLIVVHTMAEEDALDLQKSLQEQTGARVELTTAGCVICSHCGPKTIGIIYNTVL; encoded by the coding sequence ATGTCACGAATCAAAATTTTTGCGGACAGCACAAGTGATCTGGCTCCAGAATGGATCCAGCAGCACGATATCGGCATTATCCCCTTATATGTGGTGTTCGGTGATGAATCACTGAAAGATGGTGCTGAGATCAAGCCTGAACAGCTATATGAACGTGTCAGCCAAGATGGGCGTCTTCCCAAAACGGCTGCACCTTCCCCCGCTGATTTCATGACGGCATTTCAACCTTACATAGATCAAGGGGATGAGATTCTATATATCAGCTTATCTTCTGAACTTTCCTCTACCTATCAAAATGCACGACTAGCGAGTTCCGAGTTCCCCGAAGGTCGAATTTCGGTTATTGACTCACAAAATCTCTCATCAGGAATTGCGCTGATGGTGATGAAAGCTGTATATGCAGCCGAAAAAGGGCAAACGCTGAATCAGATTACACACCTGATTGAGGCGATGAAACCAAATGTACGCACCGAGTTTGTCATCGATACCCTGGAGTATCTGCATAAAGGCGGACGCTGTTCGGGCATGCAGAACCTGATTGGCAGCCTGCTCAAGATTCGCCCTGTCATCCGGGTAACGGATGGCAAGATGGCACCTGCCTATAAAGTGCGCGGTAAACGGGAGAAAGCGCTGGAACAAATGCTAAATAATACACTTAGCCAGAAGGATCAGATCGATCCAGATCTGCTGATCGTTGTGCACACCATGGCCGAAGAGGATGCGTTGGACTTGCAGAAATCTTTGCAGGAACAGACGGGGGCCCGGGTGGAACTAACCACG
- a CDS encoding DUF423 domain-containing protein — MQRRWMMLGAVMTMLSVAIGAFGAHMLKDTIGPAAIATYETGVQYHMIHALGLLIIGLTAGQLGASTKLKWAARLLFIGIIVFSGSLYVLSISGIKILGAITPIGGVAFIAGWLLLALDVWQRGKDRS; from the coding sequence ATGCAACGAAGATGGATGATGCTTGGAGCTGTAATGACCATGCTATCGGTGGCGATCGGCGCATTTGGTGCTCATATGCTTAAGGATACGATTGGGCCGGCGGCCATCGCTACATATGAGACGGGTGTGCAATATCACATGATTCATGCATTGGGCTTGCTCATTATTGGCTTGACGGCTGGTCAGCTTGGGGCATCGACGAAACTAAAGTGGGCAGCACGTTTGTTGTTTATCGGGATTATCGTGTTCTCGGGTAGTTTGTATGTGCTTAGCATTTCTGGTATCAAGATTCTAGGAGCCATCACACCGATTGGTGGGGTAGCCTTCATTGCTGGATGGTTGTTATTGGCATTAGATGTATGGCAGCGAGGTAAGGATCGCTCCTGA
- a CDS encoding SPRY domain-containing protein, whose translation MHISWRAFDNVSLSNNNLTATLPTHLQSTIATGNGVSSGKWYWEVLVQSTGAIVGITSTTASGQIWNTVNHRGYFSGAAKWGGTSGSSYGTTFSIGDVISILLDMDAGIIEFWKNGVTQGVAFTNVKSLGTVYPFYGNPTGTGIPSTATARFERKAFSYQVPDGYLHYDIKDKIFLSSGYKNYCLEYVVSRENAVPVMTSASNINAKVTASAYNASDYPWYAFDGIVNATARPFWYTNSTSPEGGHWLQVEFENPKVVSGISLVSLLITGSSYSIKEFELYGSNDGAVYEKLYMNTQPNGGTKIYYDFENTKAYSSYRLNILSSYHLVTTVGVSEMEIFQKNNEIMYVLDTSDEISFNKYGMKSNKSFNGAVDKIKDVIKTNFSLDSGKTFEHIIDMLKRRVDKITLG comes from the coding sequence ATGCATATATCGTGGAGAGCGTTTGACAATGTTTCTTTGAGTAACAATAATTTAACTGCCACATTACCTACGCATTTACAATCTACGATAGCAACAGGTAATGGAGTGTCTTCGGGGAAATGGTATTGGGAGGTGTTGGTTCAAAGTACAGGTGCAATTGTTGGAATAACTAGTACTACAGCAAGTGGACAGATATGGAATACTGTGAATCATAGAGGTTATTTTAGCGGAGCGGCAAAGTGGGGAGGAACTTCCGGTAGTTCTTATGGAACCACTTTTAGTATAGGAGATGTCATAAGTATACTATTAGATATGGATGCTGGAATAATAGAATTTTGGAAGAATGGTGTAACACAAGGTGTAGCTTTCACTAACGTTAAATCTCTTGGAACTGTGTATCCCTTTTACGGAAACCCAACAGGAACTGGTATACCGTCAACTGCAACTGCTAGATTTGAAAGAAAAGCATTCTCTTATCAAGTTCCAGATGGATATTTACACTATGATATTAAAGATAAAATCTTTCTTTCATCTGGTTATAAAAACTATTGCCTTGAATATGTAGTTAGCAGAGAAAATGCTGTGCCAGTTATGACATCGGCTTCAAATATTAATGCAAAAGTAACTGCAAGTGCTTACAACGCTTCTGACTATCCTTGGTATGCGTTTGATGGAATTGTAAACGCCACAGCTAGACCGTTTTGGTATACAAATTCAACCTCACCAGAAGGAGGACATTGGTTACAAGTTGAATTTGAAAACCCAAAGGTAGTTTCAGGAATATCTTTAGTATCACTACTTATAACTGGGAGTTCATACTCTATCAAAGAGTTTGAATTGTATGGATCTAATGATGGTGCTGTATATGAGAAGCTATATATGAACACACAACCTAATGGAGGAACGAAGATATATTACGATTTTGAGAATACTAAAGCATATTCATCTTATCGACTAAACATTTTGAGTTCTTATCATTTAGTCACTACAGTTGGGGTAAGTGAAATGGAAATATTTCAGAAGAATAATGAGATTATGTACGTATTGGATACAAGTGATGAAATTAGCTTTAACAAGTATGGCATGAAAAGTAATAAATCATTTAATGGTGCGGTTGATAAGATCAAAGATGTGATTAAAACGAATTTTTCCTTAGATTCAGGTAAAACCTTTGAACACATAATTGATATGTTAAAACGCCGAGTAGATAAAATCACCCTCGGTTAA
- a CDS encoding SPRY domain-containing protein → MEIIPVTLNPNDMGSGFTLSNGNLTIVTSTDYRAIRATHGKSNGKWYWEVKNDAGVKNVHIGVSNKSFSLTGNIVADSSMWRTYYGNSGNKYPENTVYSTVWDVGTVVGVALDLDNGTLEFFKNGVSMGISHTNVKELGEVYPTLGSFSSNSKTVTINFGVRPFVHNVPSGYKAYNVVYSNKFLISSEGKHYSITNKYKDNAIPAMTSNTTPSGVVDASSTYTTFYPWKAFDRIVDPNGWVAASGTLVGWLSYEFPQAKVISAYSIKAGTTPVNRPPKTWTFEGWNGTKWVILDTRINEPNFTVEEFRLYGFKNKVGFKKYRINVTANQGAGDFLAIGDLGMYEAERYISFVGNSEGSILEHGMSKGMIIELEDEFNERRSLVKDSEKIGSGKVFIQKIDTSKMPLKKVSIT, encoded by the coding sequence ATGGAAATAATCCCAGTTACATTAAACCCAAACGATATGGGTTCAGGGTTCACTCTATCTAATGGTAACCTTACCATAGTCACCTCAACTGATTATCGTGCTATTCGTGCTACACACGGTAAGTCAAATGGTAAATGGTATTGGGAGGTTAAAAATGATGCTGGAGTAAAAAACGTCCATATTGGGGTTTCCAACAAATCATTCTCTTTAACAGGGAATATTGTTGCAGATAGCTCAATGTGGAGAACTTATTATGGTAACAGCGGGAACAAGTATCCAGAAAATACAGTATACAGTACAGTATGGGATGTTGGGACAGTTGTAGGTGTCGCACTTGATCTTGACAATGGAACATTAGAGTTTTTTAAGAATGGTGTTAGTATGGGCATTAGTCACACTAATGTAAAGGAATTAGGAGAAGTTTATCCTACTCTAGGCTCATTTAGTTCAAACAGTAAAACAGTGACAATTAATTTTGGTGTAAGACCCTTTGTACATAATGTTCCTTCTGGATATAAAGCGTACAACGTAGTTTACTCTAATAAATTTTTAATTTCATCAGAGGGCAAGCACTATAGCATTACAAATAAATACAAAGATAATGCTATACCTGCAATGACATCTAACACTACTCCATCAGGTGTTGTTGATGCAAGTTCGACTTACACAACATTTTATCCATGGAAAGCATTTGATAGAATTGTTGATCCAAATGGATGGGTTGCCGCTAGTGGAACTTTGGTGGGATGGTTAAGCTATGAGTTTCCTCAGGCCAAAGTGATATCTGCATATTCTATTAAAGCTGGAACAACTCCAGTCAACAGACCTCCAAAAACGTGGACATTTGAGGGATGGAATGGTACGAAATGGGTTATCCTTGACACCCGAATAAATGAGCCTAACTTTACTGTAGAAGAGTTCCGTCTTTACGGGTTTAAAAATAAAGTTGGGTTCAAGAAATATAGAATTAATGTTACTGCCAACCAAGGGGCTGGAGACTTCTTGGCGATTGGTGATTTGGGTATGTATGAAGCTGAAAGGTACATATCTTTCGTGGGAAATTCGGAAGGAAGTATTCTTGAACATGGGATGAGTAAAGGAATGATTATTGAGTTGGAGGATGAATTCAACGAAAGAAGATCATTGGTTAAAGATAGTGAAAAAATCGGTTCAGGTAAAGTTTTTATACAAAAAATCGACACTAGCAAAATGCCATTGAAGAAAGTATCGATCACTTAA
- a CDS encoding DNRLRE domain-containing protein — protein MSGINNEETLLDSVIHIKSPENRFAAKYILYNQVDEELSSTLIAATRKVSEVVSTVSVRVRRSQELTNSLYVMYKSQGDLNATIQAASKVDLEGMLYVRPHNRAHGKYELLEAPRVTVDLKPVADATTRSQTHLQTINFGDTQRMMIGSDEMEQFESFIHFGDLDTRIPDLLYLEKAKLRLYYTGTLAPGAHIELHQPDTLWREYGITYANRPHSIQLLSSSYVINTTERYVEFDMMALLQMWREGMLSNVGMIIQSRGNTPIYFNTRESSKPPVLQIKYITSQIYSIGRTEIRSEIFIYGAGRKDIASSLVVHSDIGLDWLKSQLYIHRYEDHMHHDIPQVIAVSRPELDADLTIAKRIDAELDSNISIVESRTEEKETWIAVSKPELHSQFITAIRTTKDTDGNLAVRTGLDDAKIVEIAVSHPDLPSVITVDRQMSLVSTLTISQLFDDGRDTSLIVSIPDLHASLDVSNYTKATSTLGALLTVMYDGDSTVISEIKVNKPDLNSVLQVRALDHDERTASLEIPYLEEQPGQLYISRPDVLSSIEVKYMDVMDGHISIKEREYLDGYLQVREWKDMQSTVDVRQIVDVATEMTISKPDLAAYVLPRVIANEELGSITSIRKRDASDLVTTVIVKSPGNQAYFYIL, from the coding sequence GTGAGTGGAATTAATAACGAGGAGACTCTATTAGATAGTGTTATACATATTAAAAGTCCGGAAAATCGTTTTGCAGCAAAGTATATCCTATACAATCAAGTCGATGAAGAACTGTCTTCGACCCTAATAGCTGCTACAAGAAAAGTAAGCGAGGTTGTCTCTACTGTATCCGTACGTGTCAGACGTTCACAGGAATTAACCAATTCACTATATGTGATGTACAAGTCGCAAGGAGATCTGAACGCAACCATTCAAGCGGCATCCAAAGTTGATCTTGAAGGCATGCTATACGTTCGGCCACATAACCGTGCGCACGGCAAATACGAATTATTGGAAGCACCTCGTGTGACTGTTGACCTAAAGCCTGTTGCTGATGCAACCACACGAAGTCAAACTCACCTGCAGACAATCAACTTTGGTGATACACAGCGCATGATGATCGGCAGCGACGAGATGGAACAATTCGAATCATTCATACATTTCGGTGATTTGGATACCAGAATACCTGATCTGTTATATTTGGAAAAAGCTAAATTGAGGTTGTATTATACAGGAACCCTGGCACCTGGAGCACATATTGAGCTGCATCAGCCGGATACATTGTGGCGGGAGTACGGAATTACGTATGCAAACAGACCTCATTCCATTCAGCTCTTATCGTCCAGTTATGTTATTAATACGACTGAACGTTATGTTGAGTTTGATATGATGGCTTTACTTCAGATGTGGAGAGAAGGCATGCTTTCGAATGTTGGAATGATTATTCAGTCTAGAGGTAACACGCCGATATATTTCAACACTCGCGAGTCTTCCAAACCACCTGTTTTGCAAATTAAATATATCACTTCTCAGATCTATTCCATCGGTCGAACCGAAATCAGAAGTGAAATTTTTATTTATGGTGCAGGTCGCAAAGATATAGCTTCATCGTTAGTTGTACACAGTGATATTGGGCTGGATTGGCTCAAATCTCAGTTGTACATCCACCGCTATGAGGATCACATGCATCATGATATACCTCAAGTCATCGCGGTCAGCCGTCCGGAACTGGATGCAGACCTGACTATAGCTAAACGTATAGATGCAGAACTGGATTCGAACATTTCTATTGTTGAAAGTAGAACAGAAGAGAAGGAAACATGGATTGCTGTTTCTAAACCCGAGCTTCATTCGCAGTTCATTACTGCTATACGAACAACTAAGGATACAGACGGTAATCTTGCGGTTAGAACAGGTCTGGACGACGCAAAAATTGTAGAAATCGCAGTTTCTCATCCTGACTTACCTTCAGTTATTACAGTAGATAGACAAATGTCTCTGGTCAGCACGTTAACGATATCACAGTTGTTCGATGATGGACGGGATACGAGTTTAATTGTATCCATACCTGATCTACATGCTTCATTGGATGTCTCCAATTATACAAAAGCAACTTCAACGTTGGGGGCTTTGCTAACGGTCATGTACGACGGTGATTCGACTGTCATTTCGGAGATTAAGGTTAATAAACCTGATCTGAATAGTGTTCTTCAAGTCAGAGCATTAGATCATGATGAGAGGACAGCGAGTCTTGAGATTCCTTATTTGGAAGAACAGCCTGGGCAATTATATATCTCCAGACCTGATGTACTATCGAGCATTGAGGTCAAGTATATGGATGTAATGGATGGCCACATTAGTATCAAAGAAAGAGAATACTTGGATGGTTATCTTCAGGTGCGAGAGTGGAAGGATATGCAGTCTACGGTAGATGTGAGACAGATTGTGGATGTGGCTACTGAAATGACAATTTCCAAGCCTGATCTGGCCGCTTATGTCCTACCTAGAGTTATTGCGAATGAGGAGTTAGGTTCGATCACAAGTATCCGTAAACGGGATGCCAGTGATTTAGTGACCACAGTGATTGTGAAGAGTCCAGGGAATCAAGCGTATTTTTACATTTTATAA